The Mercurialis annua linkage group LG2, ddMerAnnu1.2, whole genome shotgun sequence genome contains a region encoding:
- the LOC126666821 gene encoding NAC transcription factor 56: MESTDSSSGSQQPNLPPGFRFHPTDEELVVHYLKKKAASAPLPVSIIAEVDLYKFDPWELPAKATFGEQEWYFFSPRDRKYPNGVRPNRAATSGYWKATGTDKPVLTSGGTQKVGVKKALVFYGGKPPKGIKTNWIMHEYRLADNKVSNKPPGCDLGNKKNSLRLDDWVLCRIYKKNNTHRPIDHEKDDGIDDLLGSIPPSLTIGSQQNARLQFLKTANYGSLMVENDTNLFEGLLNSSDGMSNNSSISMLPLKRTLPSLYWNDDVDTGAGPSSSNKRYDNGAGRSDHDHGNNGSMVSLLSQLPQTSHSLHQQQQQQQQQMLGSIGDGIFRPPYQLSGLNWYS, from the exons ATGGAGAGTACTGATTCATCATCGGGTTCGCAACAGCCGAATCTTCCTCCCGGGTTCCGGTTTCATCCTACAGACGAAGAATTAGTAGTTCATTACCTCAAGAAAAAGGCAGCCTCTGCTCCTTTACCAGTATCAATTATAGCAGAAGTTGATCTATACAAGTTTGATCCATGGGAATTACCAG CGAAGGCGACTTTCGGCGAGCAAGAATGGTATTTTTTCAGCCCGAGGGATCGGAAATACCCGAACGGAGTGAGGCCGAACAGAGCGGCAACTTCAGGGTATTGGAAGGCAACCGGGACTGATAAGCCTGTGTTAACCTCGGGTGGTACTCAAAAAGTTGGTGTGAAAAAAGCACTTGTTTTTTATGGAGGTAAACCGCCTAAAGGAATCAAAACAAATTGGATCATGCATGAGTATCGTTTAGCAGATAATAAAGTTAGTAACAAGCCTCCTGGATGTGACTTGGGTAACAAGAAAAACTCCTTAAGG CTTGATGACTGGGTGCTATGTAGAATATACAAGAAAAACAACACCCATCGGCCAATCGATCACGAAAAAGACGACGGAATCGACGATCTACTCGGGTCGATACCGCCCTCTTTAACAATCGGCAGCCAACAGAATGCAAGACTACAGTTTCTAAAAACTGCAAATTACGGATCATTAATGGTTGAAAACGACACCAATCTGTTCGAAGGATTACTAAACAGTTCGGACGGTATGAGCAATAATAGCTCCATCTCCATGTTACCCCTAAAAAGAACACTCCCGTCTCTGTACTGGAACGACGACGTGGACACCGGCGCCGGTCCGTCATCCAGCAATAAGAGATACGATAACGGTGCCGGAAGAAGCGATCACGATCACGGAAATAACGGTTCAATGGTCTCTCTGCTCAGCCAACTTCCACAAACTTCTCATTCATTGCACCAACAacaacagcagcagcagcaacaaaTGTTAGGGTCAATCGGAGATGGAATTTTCAGGCCACCGTACCAACTTTCCGGCTTGAATTGGTATTCTTGA